In a single window of the Ruminococcus albus 7 = DSM 20455 genome:
- a CDS encoding DUF3320 domain-containing protein has protein sequence MEQLVTFSAAMTAHINYAMQQNAVPVIRSIIMTNISDRKLKNVFLRLTFDPDFAEGYESAVIDLEPDTPAEISPVGAVMRPEVFLAIDGNSEGYVRIEAVTLTDEGEVILGREVKKLELLARDTWTGVNFMPELAAAFITPNHPAVREVLSKASAIMAKQGGEPSFTGYLTRNPNIVRQQINAIYTAISNENITCIQPASGFDKVQKVTMPNEVLSGRSGTSLDLALLFCSCFEAAGLNSLLVMTSNHAIAGCWLEEDSFPDSLQYDMTALTKRMANGVDEISLIECTDICTENDGEASAVHAADVLAKAADFCFAIDVSRTRSSGIKPVPSFEPDGNGGFRIVDHGLPERRDTPADGVSPDNIPDVGSPREITKQMVWERKLLDLSLRNSLLNFRPTSSNVQLMVNDLASLEDEIAADETFRIMPVPSDLKMEMDENKIYETDTQREKISEIAAGEFRSKRLRTFMTEAELEKTMKKLHRMAKVSMEENGANTVYLALGFLRWYETDKSERPRYAPLVLVPVDIIKKVQDKSFSIRVRDEDTQVNITLLEMLRQSFGIDIKGLDPVPVDESGVDIPQIFSIVRKGVMSRSRWDVDEYAFIGQFSFNRFIMWNDIRNRADELAQNKVVASLISGRTEWEGRDITVSPNDLDEIAPSDMAVPVAADSSQLAAVVASGQGQSFVLHGPPGTGKSQTITNMIANALYHGRTVLFVAEKMAALSVVEKRLAKIGLGPFCIELHSNKSQKRAVLDQLNETLNVGKIKKPEDYQAQADKLKALRAELNGTMDEIHKVRNYGISMYDAAVRYEQNRAFDGRMSFTDAQISAMTSDTYTVWKELAESLANLGGQFGEIGDTPLRYCRLTECGISTADDFRTKLTELDTELTKLEQGGVSALAGIDEPTFEQLMSLMDICAAVGNDEGFVLPAVLTGNKWDMSRPAIEKTMASLNSLQSCKAEISEIFEDAVFGYDAAKAQTEWKTVQAKWFIPKYFGSKKLVRELAVYAKKADAVTKENITDYYTKLINASQLKAEIENGQTASQEIFGALWQGEGTQYNTLSASLNKSLNVRAKLDSAPLDAEQKASVAAKLGAGELPAYKKDSLAKVLDELEKNYKTDTMSLANGTLNDARGRISALIAELHRLKDWSVIMSFIDKLEKADAANIAKAYLGGKTDSSELIPAFDCAVAKAEVSLTVRNSKALTAFTGTLFEDTVRRLNDAHESFKKLTIQQLAAELSAKVPAPGDGAKSSELGILQRAIKSGGRMMSIRKLFDSIPNLLRRICPVMLMSPISVAQYIDPSYPKFDLVIFDEASQLPTCEAVGAIARGENVIVVGDPKQMPPTSFFSSNQVDEENYDKEDLESVLDDCLALSMPQKHLLWHYRSRHESLIAYSNSKYYENKLYTFPSPDDQISEVSWVNVEGFYDKGSTKTNRAEAEAVTAEICRRLRDPQLIKHSIGVVTFSLPQQNLVEDVLADAFRAEPQLEELANSMYEPILIKNLENVQGDERDVILFSIGYGPDKEGKVSMNFGPLNRDGGWRRLNVAISRAREKMIVYSVIRPEMIDLSRTRSEGVDGLKGFLEFAAKGRAALPVRAGSGSLGTGFEKLVAAELEQRGYRVKCSVGCSDYKVDVAVADPEDENTYIIGINCCGRKYYENGTAYDRTISQPGVLKGLGWNVVSVYILDWLTDKNKCMTSIINAINEAIEAKNAPAPAEEEPPKKAEPLQFEREEVSSLADECAEYVPFIPPVQGKSEDFNELASDKIAACIDTVLEAEAPISREVLQKRILTAWGVARQSNLTKAAFDIALVKSNGKSVVSGDNEFIWRRDQDPAAYDICRAKCDHDSRRDIKDIPPEELGSGIILILSRQIAMQRDDLLRETAHLFGFTRVTPALEVAVSLGIKAAKQRGRLAFAEDGKVTYVEE, from the coding sequence ATGGAACAGCTAGTAACATTCAGCGCAGCCATGACAGCGCATATCAATTATGCCATGCAGCAGAATGCTGTACCTGTCATACGCAGTATAATAATGACCAATATTTCGGACAGAAAACTCAAAAATGTATTTTTAAGACTTACCTTCGACCCTGATTTTGCTGAGGGGTATGAGTCTGCTGTTATAGACCTTGAACCTGATACCCCCGCTGAGATATCGCCTGTAGGGGCTGTTATGCGTCCGGAGGTCTTTCTTGCCATTGACGGGAACTCCGAGGGCTATGTACGCATAGAAGCTGTTACACTCACAGATGAGGGTGAAGTCATTCTCGGCAGAGAGGTCAAAAAACTTGAACTGCTGGCAAGGGATACGTGGACAGGTGTGAACTTCATGCCTGAACTGGCTGCAGCGTTCATAACCCCTAATCATCCCGCGGTACGCGAGGTGCTGTCAAAGGCTTCGGCGATAATGGCAAAGCAGGGAGGAGAGCCTTCGTTCACAGGATATCTGACACGTAATCCGAATATCGTCAGACAGCAGATAAATGCCATATATACGGCTATATCGAATGAGAACATCACCTGTATACAGCCTGCCTCAGGCTTTGATAAGGTACAGAAAGTCACCATGCCGAATGAGGTGCTTTCAGGAAGAAGCGGTACATCCCTTGATCTTGCACTGCTGTTCTGTTCGTGCTTTGAAGCCGCAGGTCTTAACAGTCTGCTCGTTATGACTTCCAACCATGCTATAGCGGGGTGCTGGCTTGAAGAGGATTCTTTTCCCGACAGCCTGCAGTACGATATGACCGCACTTACAAAGCGTATGGCAAACGGTGTGGATGAGATATCACTTATCGAATGTACGGATATTTGTACAGAAAATGATGGTGAGGCATCAGCTGTGCACGCAGCTGATGTCCTGGCAAAGGCGGCTGATTTCTGTTTTGCCATAGATGTGAGCCGTACCCGCAGCAGCGGTATAAAGCCGGTACCTTCATTTGAACCCGACGGGAACGGTGGGTTCAGGATCGTGGATCACGGTCTGCCTGAAAGGCGTGATACTCCTGCTGACGGTGTTTCACCGGATAATATCCCTGATGTCGGCAGTCCGCGGGAGATAACCAAGCAGATGGTCTGGGAGAGAAAGCTCCTTGACCTCAGCCTGCGCAACAGCCTGCTTAACTTCCGCCCCACCTCATCGAATGTGCAGCTTATGGTGAATGATCTCGCATCACTTGAAGACGAGATAGCTGCAGATGAAACTTTCAGGATAATGCCTGTCCCCTCTGATCTCAAAATGGAGATGGACGAGAATAAGATATATGAAACAGATACTCAGCGCGAGAAGATATCTGAGATAGCAGCGGGAGAATTCCGCTCAAAGCGCCTGCGCACCTTTATGACCGAAGCCGAACTTGAAAAGACCATGAAGAAACTGCACCGTATGGCAAAGGTCAGCATGGAAGAAAATGGTGCAAACACTGTGTATCTTGCACTCGGTTTCCTGCGCTGGTATGAAACCGACAAGAGCGAGCGTCCGCGCTATGCGCCCCTTGTTCTGGTACCTGTGGATATCATCAAAAAGGTTCAGGACAAGAGTTTCTCCATACGCGTCCGCGATGAGGATACCCAGGTAAATATTACTTTGCTGGAAATGCTCAGGCAGTCCTTCGGCATAGATATAAAAGGTCTTGACCCTGTCCCGGTGGATGAGAGCGGTGTGGATATCCCTCAGATATTCAGCATTGTACGCAAGGGCGTTATGTCCCGAAGCCGCTGGGACGTTGACGAATACGCATTTATCGGACAGTTCAGCTTCAACAGGTTTATAATGTGGAACGATATCCGCAACCGTGCAGATGAACTGGCACAGAACAAAGTTGTTGCAAGCCTTATCTCGGGAAGAACAGAATGGGAGGGCAGAGATATCACCGTTTCGCCCAATGATCTTGATGAGATAGCCCCATCGGATATGGCAGTGCCTGTTGCGGCAGACTCATCTCAGCTTGCAGCGGTGGTAGCATCAGGTCAGGGTCAGAGCTTCGTTCTCCACGGTCCTCCCGGCACAGGCAAGTCCCAGACCATAACCAATATGATAGCCAACGCTCTCTATCACGGACGAACTGTCCTGTTCGTAGCGGAGAAGATGGCTGCGCTGTCGGTGGTTGAAAAAAGGCTGGCAAAGATAGGTCTCGGACCTTTCTGTATAGAACTGCATTCCAATAAATCCCAGAAGCGTGCTGTTCTTGATCAGCTGAATGAAACGCTCAACGTTGGCAAGATCAAAAAGCCCGAAGATTATCAGGCTCAGGCGGATAAGCTGAAAGCTCTCCGTGCAGAGCTGAATGGTACCATGGACGAGATACATAAAGTACGCAATTACGGGATCTCCATGTACGATGCAGCTGTGCGCTACGAACAGAACAGAGCATTTGACGGCAGGATGTCGTTCACGGATGCCCAGATAAGCGCCATGACCTCCGATACCTATACTGTATGGAAAGAACTGGCAGAAAGCCTTGCCAACCTCGGCGGACAGTTCGGTGAGATAGGCGATACTCCCCTCAGATACTGCCGCCTTACTGAGTGCGGCATATCCACAGCGGATGATTTCCGCACAAAGCTTACAGAACTTGATACTGAACTCACAAAGCTGGAACAGGGCGGCGTTTCAGCCCTTGCGGGCATAGATGAACCAACCTTTGAACAGCTGATGAGCCTTATGGATATATGTGCTGCTGTCGGGAATGACGAGGGATTCGTTCTGCCTGCAGTGCTTACAGGCAATAAATGGGATATGTCAAGACCCGCGATAGAAAAGACTATGGCTTCGCTGAACAGCCTGCAAAGCTGTAAAGCGGAGATATCTGAAATATTCGAGGATGCCGTTTTCGGTTACGATGCCGCAAAGGCACAGACCGAGTGGAAGACGGTACAGGCTAAATGGTTCATACCCAAGTATTTCGGCAGCAAAAAACTGGTAAGGGAACTTGCGGTTTACGCAAAGAAAGCTGATGCTGTCACCAAAGAGAATATCACCGATTATTATACCAAGCTGATAAACGCATCACAGCTTAAAGCCGAAATCGAAAACGGTCAGACGGCTTCGCAGGAGATATTCGGTGCACTATGGCAGGGTGAGGGTACGCAGTATAACACACTATCAGCCTCACTTAATAAGTCCCTGAACGTGCGTGCTAAGCTCGATTCAGCTCCCCTTGATGCAGAACAGAAAGCTTCTGTTGCTGCAAAACTCGGTGCAGGTGAACTTCCTGCATACAAAAAAGACAGTCTGGCAAAAGTACTGGATGAACTTGAAAAGAACTACAAAACAGACACCATGAGCCTTGCTAATGGTACTCTGAACGATGCACGCGGACGTATCTCCGCACTTATTGCAGAACTTCACCGCCTGAAAGATTGGTCTGTCATAATGAGTTTCATTGATAAGCTGGAAAAAGCAGATGCCGCCAATATAGCGAAAGCTTATCTGGGCGGAAAAACGGACAGCAGCGAGCTTATCCCTGCTTTTGACTGCGCAGTGGCAAAAGCCGAAGTCAGCCTCACTGTAAGAAACAGCAAAGCGCTGACCGCATTCACAGGCACGTTGTTTGAAGATACTGTACGCCGCCTTAATGATGCCCATGAAAGCTTCAAAAAGCTGACTATACAGCAGCTGGCGGCAGAGCTTTCTGCAAAAGTACCTGCGCCCGGTGACGGAGCAAAAAGCAGTGAGCTTGGCATTCTTCAGCGTGCTATCAAGAGCGGCGGCAGGATGATGAGCATACGAAAACTCTTTGACAGCATACCGAATCTGCTGCGAAGGATATGCCCCGTCATGCTCATGTCACCTATCTCAGTGGCGCAGTATATCGACCCTTCATATCCCAAGTTCGACCTTGTTATATTCGATGAGGCTTCTCAGCTGCCCACCTGCGAAGCTGTAGGCGCTATTGCACGCGGTGAGAACGTCATAGTTGTAGGTGACCCCAAGCAGATGCCGCCTACCAGCTTTTTCTCCTCAAATCAGGTGGACGAGGAAAACTACGATAAGGAAGACCTTGAAAGTGTGCTGGACGACTGTCTGGCTCTCTCCATGCCCCAGAAGCATCTGCTGTGGCACTACCGTTCCCGTCACGAGAGCCTTATTGCGTACAGCAATTCAAAGTATTACGAAAACAAGCTTTATACTTTCCCCTCGCCTGACGATCAGATAAGCGAGGTGAGCTGGGTGAACGTTGAGGGCTTCTATGACAAGGGAAGCACCAAGACAAACCGCGCCGAAGCGGAAGCTGTTACAGCCGAGATATGCCGACGTCTGCGAGATCCTCAGCTGATAAAGCATTCCATAGGTGTGGTAACTTTCAGTCTGCCTCAGCAGAATCTGGTGGAGGATGTCCTGGCAGACGCTTTCCGCGCAGAACCACAGCTTGAAGAACTGGCAAATTCCATGTATGAACCTATACTCATCAAGAACCTGGAAAATGTTCAGGGCGATGAGCGTGATGTTATACTATTTTCTATCGGCTACGGTCCGGATAAGGAAGGCAAAGTCAGCATGAACTTCGGTCCTCTCAACCGTGACGGCGGCTGGAGAAGACTCAACGTTGCCATATCCCGTGCAAGAGAGAAAATGATAGTATACTCTGTTATACGTCCCGAGATGATAGACCTGTCCCGAACCCGTTCCGAGGGCGTTGACGGTCTTAAAGGCTTTCTTGAATTCGCTGCAAAGGGAAGGGCGGCACTTCCTGTGCGTGCAGGCAGCGGAAGTCTTGGTACGGGCTTTGAAAAGCTCGTTGCAGCCGAACTTGAACAGCGGGGCTACAGGGTGAAGTGCAGCGTGGGCTGCTCCGATTATAAAGTAGATGTAGCAGTAGCAGATCCCGAGGACGAAAATACCTATATCATCGGCATCAACTGCTGCGGAAGAAAATACTATGAGAACGGTACTGCCTATGACCGTACAATATCTCAGCCCGGTGTGCTGAAAGGTCTTGGCTGGAACGTTGTGAGCGTTTATATACTCGACTGGCTCACGGATAAAAACAAGTGTATGACCTCTATAATAAACGCGATAAATGAAGCTATAGAAGCTAAGAACGCTCCTGCTCCCGCTGAAGAAGAGCCTCCCAAAAAGGCTGAGCCGCTGCAGTTTGAGCGCGAAGAGGTTTCCTCACTTGCCGATGAATGCGCTGAATATGTTCCGTTCATACCGCCTGTTCAGGGCAAGTCTGAGGACTTCAACGAGCTTGCCTCCGATAAGATAGCAGCCTGCATAGATACCGTCCTTGAAGCCGAAGCTCCGATCAGCAGGGAAGTGCTTCAGAAGCGCATACTGACAGCCTGGGGCGTGGCAAGGCAGAGCAATCTCACTAAAGCAGCATTTGATATAGCTCTTGTTAAATCAAACGGAAAGTCTGTGGTTTCGGGTGATAACGAATTTATATGGCGCCGTGATCAGGATCCTGCTGCCTATGATATCTGCAGGGCAAAGTGCGATCACGATTCACGACGTGATATCAAGGATATCCCACCCGAAGAGCTTGGCAGCGGTATCATACTTATACTGTCAAGACAGATAGCTATGCAGCGTGATGATCTTCTGCGTGAAACTGCTCATCTGTTTGGCTTTACAAGGGTGACTCCTGCACTGGAGGTCGCAGTATCTCTTGGAATAAAGGCGGCAAAGCAGCGTGGCAGGTTAGCTTTTGCCGAGGATGGTAAGGTGACTTATGTTGAAGAATAA
- the lepB gene encoding signal peptidase I — protein sequence MLKNKALIKLGALLLLAAAIRTKLCVYRVTGSSMAPSLHDGDLVICMRSHRPGKGSIALLHRGSSLMIKRVIAIGGEHLRIDGTGRVYVDSVLLKEPYLRGRRTPDIPLSLTVPNGCVFVMGDNRADSVDSRSPLIGFLHHSRTFAVAFAVLSPKGLDLL from the coding sequence ATGTTGAAGAATAAAGCATTGATAAAGCTGGGCGCGTTGCTGCTCCTGGCAGCTGCCATAAGAACGAAACTCTGCGTATACAGGGTTACTGGCAGCAGTATGGCACCCTCACTGCATGACGGTGATCTTGTGATATGTATGAGATCGCACCGCCCCGGAAAGGGCAGCATAGCGCTGCTTCACCGCGGCAGCAGCCTGATGATAAAACGTGTGATAGCTATAGGCGGAGAGCATCTGCGTATCGATGGCACAGGCAGGGTCTATGTGGATTCTGTCCTTTTGAAAGAACCATATCTGCGCGGAAGGCGCACACCTGATATACCGCTGTCACTAACTGTGCCGAATGGATGTGTATTCGTCATGGGCGATAACAGGGCTGACTCCGTTGACAGCCGTTCACCGCTGATAGGATTTCTTCATCACAGCCGTACATTTGCCGTTGCATTTGCTGTGCTTTCCCCGAAAGGGCTTGATCTTCTGTGA
- a CDS encoding transporter substrate-binding domain-containing protein, which yields MKKIFATMAAVVISAAVMTACGGKVPENTVHSIDDLNGKTIGVQQGTTGDTLASDIDDAKVEKYNKYADAVQSLKQGKVDAVIIDSDTASAFINKNDDIELLDEGFADEEYAIAMNLDNTALQAEINTALDELKKDGTLDAIKNYYDGESAGENKFTPDANADTSKGKLVMATNAEFPPYEYKEGSDIVGFDVDMMTAVCQKMGYELEIENMLFNSIIPAVKSGKADVGVAGMTVTEDRQQNVLFSDSYTTTHLVVMVRK from the coding sequence ATGAAGAAGATATTTGCGACAATGGCAGCGGTAGTTATTTCAGCAGCTGTGATGACAGCCTGCGGCGGTAAAGTTCCCGAGAATACAGTACATTCCATTGATGACCTTAACGGCAAGACGATAGGTGTGCAGCAGGGTACAACAGGTGATACTCTGGCAAGTGATATCGATGATGCTAAGGTGGAAAAATATAACAAGTATGCAGATGCTGTACAATCACTCAAACAGGGCAAGGTGGATGCAGTCATAATCGACAGCGATACGGCTTCGGCATTTATAAACAAAAACGATGATATCGAGCTTCTGGACGAGGGCTTTGCCGATGAGGAGTACGCTATTGCCATGAATCTGGATAATACCGCTCTTCAGGCTGAGATAAATACCGCTCTCGATGAGCTTAAAAAAGATGGCACACTTGATGCTATCAAGAATTATTACGACGGTGAATCCGCAGGAGAGAATAAATTCACTCCCGATGCGAATGCCGATACAAGCAAGGGCAAACTGGTAATGGCAACTAACGCCGAATTCCCGCCTTATGAGTATAAGGAAGGCTCGGATATCGTCGGCTTTGATGTTGATATGATGACCGCTGTCTGCCAGAAAATGGGCTATGAGCTTGAGATAGAAAATATGCTTTTCAATTCCATTATACCCGCAGTCAAGTCGGGTAAGGCAGATGTTGGCGTTGCAGGTATGACAGTTACCGAGGACAGACAGCAGAATGTTCTGTTCAGCGACTCTTACACAACTACTCATCTTGTGGTTATGGTAAGAAAGTGA
- a CDS encoding amino acid ABC transporter permease has product MDFVQSFRQNFIEGDRWKYLTDGLVVTLEITGAAVLLGLLLGFIVAIIRCTYLKTGKMKIADALCRLYLTVIRGTPMMVQLLIIYFVVFASVNVSKTLVAIIAFGINSGAYVAEIVRGGIMSIDNGQMEAGRSLGLNYRQTMTSIIMPQALKTVLPALANECIVLLKETSVAGYIGIYDLTKGGDEIRAQTYSPFLPLIAVAVIYLVMVMFLTFLVGKLERRLSANDRR; this is encoded by the coding sequence ATGGACTTCGTACAAAGCTTCAGGCAGAACTTTATAGAAGGTGATCGCTGGAAGTATCTTACTGACGGTCTGGTGGTCACACTGGAGATAACAGGCGCAGCAGTGCTGCTGGGTCTGCTGCTCGGATTTATAGTAGCTATAATAAGGTGTACATATCTTAAAACAGGCAAGATGAAGATCGCGGATGCCTTGTGCCGATTATATCTCACGGTAATACGCGGCACGCCTATGATGGTTCAGCTGCTCATAATATACTTTGTTGTATTTGCCAGCGTGAACGTTTCAAAAACGCTGGTGGCGATAATCGCATTCGGTATAAACTCGGGCGCCTATGTGGCTGAGATAGTCCGCGGCGGTATAATGAGCATCGACAACGGTCAGATGGAAGCAGGCAGAAGCCTTGGTCTGAATTACAGGCAGACTATGACCAGTATCATCATGCCCCAGGCACTAAAGACAGTTCTTCCCGCACTTGCCAACGAGTGCATTGTGCTGCTGAAAGAAACATCTGTTGCAGGTTATATCGGTATCTATGACCTTACAAAAGGCGGAGATGAGATCCGTGCACAGACATATTCACCGTTCCTGCCTCTGATCGCGGTGGCAGTGATATATCTGGTGATGGTCATGTTCCTGACATTCCTTGTCGGTAAACTTGAAAGGAGGCTGTCTGCAAATGATAGACGTTAA
- a CDS encoding amino acid ABC transporter ATP-binding protein produces the protein MIDVKGLKKNFGEIEVLKGIDEHIEKGEKVVIIGPSGSGKSTFLRCLNLMEKPTAGEILFEGKDITKLKEKEIDHVRQRMGMVFQHFNLFPHMSIRKNITFAPVKLGLMTKDEANAKAEELLKRVGLPDKADEYPTRLSGGQKQRIAIARALAMNPEVMLFDEPTSALDPEMVGEVLELMKQLADAGMTMVVVTHEMGFAKEVASRVMFMAEGYVMEQNTPKEFFEDPKNPRLREFLSKVLA, from the coding sequence ATGATAGACGTTAAGGGTCTTAAAAAGAATTTTGGTGAGATAGAAGTCCTCAAGGGTATCGACGAACACATCGAAAAGGGCGAGAAAGTGGTTATCATCGGACCTTCGGGTTCCGGTAAATCAACTTTTCTGCGTTGCCTTAACCTTATGGAAAAGCCTACCGCAGGTGAGATACTTTTTGAGGGAAAGGATATCACTAAGCTGAAAGAAAAGGAGATAGACCATGTCAGACAGCGTATGGGCATGGTTTTCCAGCATTTCAATCTGTTTCCGCATATGAGCATCAGAAAGAATATCACTTTTGCTCCCGTAAAGCTGGGTCTTATGACAAAAGACGAGGCTAATGCCAAGGCTGAGGAGCTTTTGAAAAGAGTAGGTCTGCCTGATAAGGCTGACGAGTACCCCACTAGACTTTCCGGCGGACAGAAACAGCGTATCGCCATAGCAAGGGCGCTTGCCATGAATCCCGAAGTCATGCTTTTCGATGAGCCTACCTCGGCACTTGACCCCGAAATGGTGGGCGAGGTGCTTGAACTAATGAAACAGCTTGCTGATGCAGGTATGACTATGGTCGTGGTAACTCACGAGATGGGCTTTGCCAAGGAGGTTGCATCCCGTGTGATGTTCATGGCTGAAGGCTATGTAATGGAGCAGAACACCCCGAAGGAGTTTTTTGAGGATCCAAAAAATCCCAGACTGAGGGAATTTCTGTCAAAAGTTCTTGCCTGA
- a CDS encoding glutathione peroxidase translates to MGIYDITVKDAKGNDVALSEYKGKVLLIVNTATRCGFTPQYEGLEKLYKKHKDEGFEILGFPCNQFANQAPESEDEIIAFCKANYGVTFRQFAKIDVNGENESPLYTALKAKRGGVLGNNIKWNFTKFLVNREGEVVERFASATTPEKLEKKLLEVL, encoded by the coding sequence ATGGGGATATATGATATTACTGTTAAGGACGCTAAGGGTAATGACGTTGCATTGTCTGAGTACAAAGGCAAGGTGCTGCTGATAGTAAATACCGCCACACGCTGCGGCTTTACTCCTCAGTATGAAGGTTTGGAGAAATTGTACAAAAAGCATAAGGATGAGGGTTTTGAGATACTTGGTTTCCCATGTAACCAGTTTGCAAATCAGGCGCCTGAATCCGAGGATGAGATCATCGCTTTCTGCAAAGCGAATTACGGTGTTACTTTCCGTCAGTTTGCCAAGATAGATGTCAACGGTGAGAACGAATCGCCGCTGTATACTGCTCTTAAAGCAAAGCGCGGAGGCGTACTTGGAAATAACATCAAGTGGAATTTTACTAAGTTTCTGGTTAACCGCGAGGGCGAAGTGGTAGAGCGCTTTGCTTCCGCAACGACCCCCGAAAAATTGGAGAAAAAACTTCTGGAGGTGCTTTGA
- a CDS encoding radical SAM/SPASM domain-containing protein, giving the protein MDRFALESYLAQGVERMVRDMIRVAARDPKTSAFVLKFSAECMKASKKRERSNRNGSHVPPFLICSLTEDCPLHCAGCYARANHCHGSDENNLSANEWLDVFNQAADCGISFILLAGGEPLLRRDVVFSAARCQNLFFPIFTNGTVIDDEYTELFDKHRNLFPVISIEGGKASTDGRRGSGVYDTIMDKMTALQKKRILFGASVTVTKANMDEVLGEEFISMLRDKGCRAVFYVEYVPVDGRDELAPDEAARASFDARLAELRKDHNELLFVSFPGDEHSSGGCLSAGRGFFHINSHGGAEPCPFAPYSDSNVRDKSLTEIMESRLFAELRELGVLESEHNGGCVLFEKRDVIRSLFPQHSGSEKTDRT; this is encoded by the coding sequence ATGGATCGTTTTGCGCTTGAAAGTTATCTTGCCCAGGGCGTAGAGCGCATGGTTCGTGATATGATACGTGTGGCTGCACGCGATCCTAAGACGAGTGCTTTCGTATTGAAATTTTCAGCGGAATGTATGAAAGCTTCCAAAAAAAGAGAACGCTCAAACAGGAACGGCAGCCATGTGCCGCCGTTCCTTATATGCAGTCTTACCGAGGATTGTCCTCTGCATTGTGCAGGCTGCTATGCCAGAGCAAATCACTGTCACGGTTCGGATGAAAATAACCTTAGTGCCAATGAATGGCTGGATGTTTTCAATCAGGCGGCTGACTGTGGCATAAGCTTTATACTACTGGCAGGCGGTGAACCTCTGTTAAGGCGAGATGTTGTATTTTCAGCGGCAAGATGCCAGAACTTATTCTTTCCTATATTTACCAATGGTACGGTCATAGATGATGAGTATACCGAGCTTTTTGATAAGCATCGCAATCTGTTCCCAGTAATAAGTATAGAAGGCGGCAAAGCATCGACTGACGGCAGACGCGGCAGCGGAGTTTACGATACCATTATGGACAAGATGACCGCACTGCAGAAAAAGAGGATACTTTTCGGTGCGTCCGTCACCGTGACTAAGGCTAATATGGACGAGGTGCTTGGCGAGGAATTCATTTCTATGCTGAGGGATAAGGGCTGCAGAGCTGTATTTTATGTTGAGTATGTGCCTGTTGACGGCAGGGACGAACTCGCACCCGATGAAGCAGCGCGTGCTTCCTTTGATGCCCGCCTTGCTGAACTGAGGAAAGATCATAATGAACTTCTGTTCGTATCCTTCCCGGGCGATGAACATTCATCAGGCGGATGTCTGTCTGCGGGCAGAGGATTCTTCCATATAAACTCCCACGGCGGTGCCGAGCCTTGTCCGTTTGCACCGTATTCAGACAGTAATGTGCGCGATAAGTCCCTGACCGAGATAATGGAATCCAGGCTGTTTGCTGAGCTTCGTGAATTGGGCGTGCTTGAAAGTGAACATAACGGCGGCTGTGTCCTGTTTGAAAAACGGGATGTCATACGTTCATTGTTCCCGCAACACTCCGGTTCAGAAAAAACTGACCGCACATAA
- a CDS encoding epoxyqueuosine reductase QueH encodes MEQQIKINYQRRLDDIIRGLDEASPPPKLLLHSCCAPCSSYVLEYLSQYFSITVFYYNPNIYPPEEYDHRVKELERLIAQLPVKNPVTLIERGYDPQEFYTAVKGLENIPEGGERCFACYRLRLERTAQLAKELGADYFTTTLSISPYKNAAKLNEISEELSEVYSTAALPADFKKKNGYKRSIELSAQYDLYRQDYCGCIFSKREREQQT; translated from the coding sequence ATGGAACAGCAGATCAAGATCAACTACCAGCGCAGACTAGATGATATTATACGCGGACTGGATGAGGCTTCGCCTCCGCCGAAGCTTCTCCTGCACAGCTGCTGCGCTCCCTGTTCGTCATACGTGCTTGAATATCTGTCACAGTATTTCAGTATAACTGTTTTTTACTATAACCCTAATATATATCCCCCCGAGGAGTATGACCACAGGGTAAAAGAACTTGAACGTCTTATCGCTCAGCTTCCTGTTAAGAATCCCGTCACCCTTATTGAACGCGGTTATGATCCGCAGGAATTCTATACCGCGGTGAAGGGGCTTGAGAATATTCCCGAGGGCGGTGAGCGCTGCTTTGCCTGCTACCGTCTGCGGCTGGAACGTACTGCTCAGCTGGCAAAGGAGCTGGGTGCAGATTACTTCACTACCACCCTGTCTATATCGCCGTATAAAAATGCCGCAAAACTCAATGAGATATCCGAGGAGCTTTCAGAAGTCTATTCCACAGCTGCACTGCCTGCCGATTTCAAAAAGAAAAACGGCTATAAGCGCTCTATTGAGCTTTCCGCTCAGTATGATCTCTACCGTCAGGACTACTGCGGCTGCATTTTTTCCAAACGCGA